CTTTCGCATGCCGTTGACGGTGTGGGCGTTGTTTATCACCTCAATTTTGCTTTTGCTTGCCGTGCCTGTGCTTTCCGCCGCTGCCGTGATGTTGATGTTTGATCTAAATTTTGGCACGCACTTCTTTACACCCTATGCTAAAGAAGCGGGCGAAACTGCTGTGCGTTTGACCGGCGGCCAGCCGCTGCTCTGGCAGCACCTATTTTGGTTTTTTGGACATCCTGAAGTTTACATCATGATTCTTCCGGCTATGGGCCTTGTGTCTGAGGTTTTGCCCGTCTTTGCGCGCAAACCGATTTTTGGCTACAAAGCTATGGTCTATGCAATGGCGGTGATTGGTTTTCTAGGGTTTATCGTATGGGGACATCACATGTATGTGAGTGGTATGAGCTTGACGCTCTCTTCTGTATTCTCCTTCTCTACCATTTTAATCGCTGTGCCCTCTGCAATAAAGACATTCAACTGGCTCGGCACACTGTGGGGAGGCTCGATTCGATTTACGTCGGCCATGATTAGCGCGATATGCTTCATTTCGATGTTTGTCATTGGGGGCCTATCGGGGATTTTCATAGCGACGACAACTGTGGACCTTTTCGTTCATCATACCTACTTCATCGTGGCGCACATACACTACGTCCTCTTCGGAGGCAGCCTTTTTGGAGCCTTTGCGGGATTGTATTACTGGTATCCCAAAATGTTCGGACGAATGATGAATGAGACACTCGGAAAAATTCATGTGATTTTATCGTTTATATTGATGAACTTCACATTCTTCCCGATGCACAATCTTGGTCTCGGGGGCATGATGCGAAGAATCGCCGATCCCACGCTTTACGAGCATCTACGCCCCTTGCAACCGATCAACCAATTTGTCACACTCAGTGCCATTGCACTGGGGTTTGTGCAATTTATCTTAATCTACAACTTCTTCGTCAGCCTAAAGCGCGGCAAGAAAGCCCCTATCAACCCATGGAATGCTAACACTCTCGAATGGACGGTGCCTTCTCCTCCACCGCACGGCAACTTCGGTCCGACTTTGCCTACCGTCTATCATGGCCCATACGAATACAGTGTCCCTGGTGCTCTGAAGGATCACATCATGCAGACTGAGCCCCCTGAAAAGCTTCCCGAAAGAGCCCGTCAGGAGCTAGCAGCTGCTCATCAATAAGCAATCTCAGGTTAACTCCGCCTCATGAAGGTCCCCTTCACCAAGCTCAATGGCGCAGGCAATGATTTCATCGCCATAGATAATCGTGAAGGTCAATTCAATCTCACCAGGGAAATGATTGCTCGGCTATGCCATCGTCACTTCGGTATCGGTGCTGATGGGCTTTTACTCGTAGAGAGAGCGGATGAACCTGCAGCCGTAGATTACCGCATGCGCTACTTCAACTCCGACGGAGGAGAAGCTGAGATGTGTGGCAATGGAGCACGATGCTTCGCTCAATTCACCAAAAATTTTCCTCGCAAAAACCCCAATTATGTTACATTCAGCACTCCCGCTGGAAATATCACTGCAGTTTACAAAGAAGATAACACGATAGCGATAGATCTTCCTCCGCCGCACGATTTGGTCTTGAATCGGTCTGTTCAGCTTGCCGAAGAGACAATATTTGGCCACTCGATTAATACAGGCGTGCCTCATTTTGTCACCTTTACGGATGAACTCGATCTCGTGGATGTAGCTCGCCTCGGCTCTGCTCTACGGCATCATGCGGTATTTCGGCCTGCGGGCACCAACGTGAATTTCGCCACCATACTCAGCCCTGGTCATCTCAAAATTCGCACTTACGAGCGCGGGGTAGAAGCAGAAACCCTAGCCTGTGGCACTGGGGTAGTCGCTTCAGCCTTGATTTATCACCTGACTCAAGGCGCTCCGTCCCCGATCCTCGTCGATGTTGCTGGTGAAGCAACCTTGATAGTTGTTTTTGAAAAAAACTCCACTGGCGATTTTATCCATCTCAGCCTTCAAGGCCCTGCTGAAACCGTTTTCCATGGCACAATTGAAATTTAACCGTTTAATGATAAGCCTTCTATGAACTCGCCTCTTCAACTCCAAGGAATTTACACTGCCTTAGTGACCCCATTTCGAGCCGGCCAGATCGATTTCCCAGCCCTTGAAAAGCTCATTGAGGAGCAGATTGCGGCAGGAGTCTCTGGTGTCGTCCCAGTCGGCACAACCGGCGAATCGCCCACACTCACGCATCAAGAGCATATCCGAGTCATTGAGCAGACCATTAAATTTGTCCGTAAACGCATACAAGTCATTGCAGGCACTGGTTCGAATTCGACTCAAGAAGCCATCGAGTTAACTCAAGAGGCTCAACGAAAAGGAGCAGATGCAGTCCTGCTTGTAGCTCCTTATTACAACAAACCTACACAATCAGGCCTCATAGCCCACTTTACGGCTATCGCCAAGGCTTCTCCAATTCCACAGATTCTCTACAGCATTCCGAGCCGCTGCGGAATTGAGATAGCTGTCGAGACTGTCGCAACGCTGGCTCGCACCTGCCCAAATATTATCGGCATCAAGGAAGCGGGAGGGTCAGTCGATCGTGTGAGTCAACTTCGACAGGTCCTCAGTGATTCTTTTGTCATCTTATCCGGTGATGACAGCTTAACTTTGCCCTTTCTAAGCGTCGGAGCAAGAGGGGTCATTAGTGTCGCCAGCAACCTCATCCCACGTGAACTCGTGTCGCTCTGGAAAGCTTGGAACGAAGGCCGGATAACAGAAGCCGAGCAATGGCACCGCAAACTGTATCCGCTCTTTCGTGATTTGTTTATCGAAACCAACCCTGTCCCTATCAAAATGGCACTTTCTCGAAAAGGCTGGATGACTCCTGAAGTCCGCTTACCTCTCGTCCCGATGCAACAAGCAAACTACAACAAACTTGAGGTTACATTAAAAATGCTAGGCCTTTAACCCCTAAACCCTTGGCGACTATACATGACTTCTCAACACACAGTAGCTATCGTCGGAGCTCGCGGGCGAATGGGGCAAGTTTTGATGCGCCTCTCATCGAATTCTTTTGCGCGAGCTATCCCCCTCGATCAAGGCGATGACCTTGGCGCAGGCATCCAGCAGGCTGATGTCATCATTGAATTTGCCCATCACACCGCTACCCCACAAGTTTGTCAGCATGCAGAGCAATTTAAGAAACCTTTGGTAATCGGCACGACAGGCCACACCGCAGAGGAGAAGCAAACCATCTACCGCCTCGCCTCGATTCTTCCCGTAGTCTATTCCGCAAATTTTTCTGTCGGTGTAAATCTTCTTTTCTATCTCACAGAAATTGCGGCGAAGGTGCTCAAAAACAAAGGCTATGACTGTGAAATTATCGAAATGCATCACCGACAGAAAGTAGATGCGCCAAGCGGGACGGCACGAAAGCTACTGGATATTCTTTTGAAAATTAACGAGCTTCCGCCTGAAGCTGTATCCCACGGCCGAGAAGGCGAAGTGGGAGTTCGTCCAACCAATCAAGTTGGTGTGCATGCTTTAAGAGGCGGAGATATAGTAGGAGAACATACCGTTATGTTTGCTGCTACCGGTGAAAGGTTGGAACTAACTCACAAAGCCTCAAGTCGTGAGATTTTTGCTTCCGGAGCCCTCTATGCAGCGCAATGGGCTCTCGAAAAATGGCAGACAATGAAGGCTCAATCAAATACCGCTCAAGCTCGACTCAACCGTCCTTACGATATGCAAGACGTTCTTGGTCTCTCCGAAAGTTAATCGCGATGATGCAACAGCCCACTCACATAGTAGGGATCGCTCTAGGATCAAACTTGGATAATCCCCAGGGGCAAATCGAAAAAGCAGTCTTATTTCTCACTCATCTCGCTTTTCAAAAAAAAATCCGAGTCGCACGCCCAATCCTCACTGAACCTGAAGATTGTCCGCCAGGCTCACCGCTCTTTGTTAATACAGTCGCTGAGATGGAGTGGGCAGGAACACCTGAAGAGCTATTGACTCACCTCCAAAATTATGAACACGAGTCGGGACGGCCGCTTAAGCGTTCAAAAAACGCCCCACGCCCAATCGATCTTGATATAATTTACTTTGATAATTTGGAGATCGAGACCCCACAGCTCATCATTCCTCATCCTAGGGCTCATTTGCGCTCCTTTGTTATAGAACCCTTGAGAGAAATTGCGCCGCATCGAGTAGAGTGGCTTCTTGCCAAGGCTCAAAAGAAAGGCTACTAAAGCTCCATGGCCACTCTGCAAGTTCGTGTCGTCACTCCAGATGGCAGTGTGCTAGACGAAGAAGTCGAAAGTGTTGTCCTGCCCGCTGTCGAAGGAGAAATGGAGGTTCTGCCTGGGCACATTCCAATGATTGTGCAAGTGAAGCCGGGCGAGCTGCGCGTTCGTCGTGAAGGAAAGTATTATGAGTATGCAATTGGCGAAGGCTTCGCAGAGATCACTGGAAAACAGGTATCTCTGGCTACAGATACTGCCGTAAAAGAGAGCGACATAAACGAAAAGACAGTCGAAGAAGCGATCAAGCGGGCAGAAGAAGCTATCCGCTCGCAGGCTTTAAAAGGTGAGGAGCTCGAGG
The window above is part of the Candidatus Methylacidiphilales bacterium genome. Proteins encoded here:
- a CDS encoding cbb3-type cytochrome c oxidase subunit I — protein: MSSIAAVEPHSDQTIHHPDDSHQKKTIWSYLWSYDHKIIGYQYLFTSLAFLFLGGGLALILRWQLGFPGTGFPLIGRLIPEPYAVEGAISPGFYNMLFTMHATVMVFLVIMPLLIGAFGNFLIPLQIGARDMAFPLLNELSYWLYFTSGVILCYSFFVPGGAANSGWTAYAPLSTVAAYNLTAQGQTLWCLGLFVNGLASIAGAVNYITTILNMRAPGMTLFRMPLTVWALFITSILLLLAVPVLSAAAVMLMFDLNFGTHFFTPYAKEAGETAVRLTGGQPLLWQHLFWFFGHPEVYIMILPAMGLVSEVLPVFARKPIFGYKAMVYAMAVIGFLGFIVWGHHMYVSGMSLTLSSVFSFSTILIAVPSAIKTFNWLGTLWGGSIRFTSAMISAICFISMFVIGGLSGIFIATTTVDLFVHHTYFIVAHIHYVLFGGSLFGAFAGLYYWYPKMFGRMMNETLGKIHVILSFILMNFTFFPMHNLGLGGMMRRIADPTLYEHLRPLQPINQFVTLSAIALGFVQFILIYNFFVSLKRGKKAPINPWNANTLEWTVPSPPPHGNFGPTLPTVYHGPYEYSVPGALKDHIMQTEPPEKLPERARQELAAAHQ
- the dapF gene encoding diaminopimelate epimerase, whose translation is MKVPFTKLNGAGNDFIAIDNREGQFNLTREMIARLCHRHFGIGADGLLLVERADEPAAVDYRMRYFNSDGGEAEMCGNGARCFAQFTKNFPRKNPNYVTFSTPAGNITAVYKEDNTIAIDLPPPHDLVLNRSVQLAEETIFGHSINTGVPHFVTFTDELDLVDVARLGSALRHHAVFRPAGTNVNFATILSPGHLKIRTYERGVEAETLACGTGVVASALIYHLTQGAPSPILVDVAGEATLIVVFEKNSTGDFIHLSLQGPAETVFHGTIEI
- the dapA gene encoding 4-hydroxy-tetrahydrodipicolinate synthase → MNSPLQLQGIYTALVTPFRAGQIDFPALEKLIEEQIAAGVSGVVPVGTTGESPTLTHQEHIRVIEQTIKFVRKRIQVIAGTGSNSTQEAIELTQEAQRKGADAVLLVAPYYNKPTQSGLIAHFTAIAKASPIPQILYSIPSRCGIEIAVETVATLARTCPNIIGIKEAGGSVDRVSQLRQVLSDSFVILSGDDSLTLPFLSVGARGVISVASNLIPRELVSLWKAWNEGRITEAEQWHRKLYPLFRDLFIETNPVPIKMALSRKGWMTPEVRLPLVPMQQANYNKLEVTLKMLGL
- the dapB gene encoding 4-hydroxy-tetrahydrodipicolinate reductase, which translates into the protein MTSQHTVAIVGARGRMGQVLMRLSSNSFARAIPLDQGDDLGAGIQQADVIIEFAHHTATPQVCQHAEQFKKPLVIGTTGHTAEEKQTIYRLASILPVVYSANFSVGVNLLFYLTEIAAKVLKNKGYDCEIIEMHHRQKVDAPSGTARKLLDILLKINELPPEAVSHGREGEVGVRPTNQVGVHALRGGDIVGEHTVMFAATGERLELTHKASSREIFASGALYAAQWALEKWQTMKAQSNTAQARLNRPYDMQDVLGLSES
- the folK gene encoding 2-amino-4-hydroxy-6-hydroxymethyldihydropteridine diphosphokinase, yielding MMQQPTHIVGIALGSNLDNPQGQIEKAVLFLTHLAFQKKIRVARPILTEPEDCPPGSPLFVNTVAEMEWAGTPEELLTHLQNYEHESGRPLKRSKNAPRPIDLDIIYFDNLEIETPQLIIPHPRAHLRSFVIEPLREIAPHRVEWLLAKAQKKGY
- the atpC gene encoding ATP synthase F1 subunit epsilon, with the translated sequence MATLQVRVVTPDGSVLDEEVESVVLPAVEGEMEVLPGHIPMIVQVKPGELRVRREGKYYEYAIGEGFAEITGKQVSLATDTAVKESDINEKTVEEAIKRAEEAIRSQALKGEELEATQAVLARSLVQLHLKRRRAPRT